A genome region from Streptomyces pratensis includes the following:
- a CDS encoding peptidoglycan-binding protein has product MPRRPAGHARGHAAVLASLTVTALVATGAPAGAAPTADPMNQAFERAAEKFDVPRDLLAAVGYGETHLNGHAGRPSQDNGYGVMHLVSNPSNHSLEKAATLTGKSTADLRKDTAANILGGAAVLRNHADTLGLDGTERADIDAWYPAVARYSGAAGATAALYADTVYTFLAQGLRATVAGGERITVTSRPVSPEKGALAQSEAAAPSPDYPSALWVAANSANFATGRTATVDKVVVHVTQGSYAGTISWFQNATSKVSSHYVVRSSDGQITQMVRDKDTAYHAKSANASSLGIEHEGFVDDPSWFTDTMYRSSAALTKYLCDRYGIPKDRAHVIGHSEAPGNDHTDPGTNWNWAYYMQLVGGSASGADGLSFGSYSTQKKGSTGPQVKAVQTLLNQQGYEAGAADGIFGSTTESAVRTFQTARGLGADGMVGPKTWTALLSAGTTPVLVTGASGDAVKRVQRALTAALGRTVTADGAFGANTDKAVRDYQSTRSLSVDGSVGPATWTALQSGR; this is encoded by the coding sequence ATGCCCCGACGCCCCGCAGGCCACGCCCGAGGCCACGCAGCCGTTCTGGCCTCTCTCACCGTCACCGCCCTCGTCGCCACCGGCGCCCCGGCCGGCGCCGCCCCCACTGCGGACCCCATGAATCAGGCCTTCGAACGGGCCGCCGAGAAATTCGACGTACCGCGCGACCTGCTCGCCGCCGTCGGCTACGGCGAGACGCACCTGAACGGACACGCCGGGCGCCCCAGCCAGGACAACGGCTACGGCGTGATGCACCTCGTCAGCAACCCGTCCAACCACTCCTTGGAGAAGGCCGCGACGCTGACGGGCAAGTCCACGGCCGATCTGCGCAAGGACACCGCGGCGAACATCCTGGGCGGCGCGGCGGTGCTGCGGAACCACGCCGACACACTGGGCCTGGACGGGACCGAACGGGCGGACATCGACGCCTGGTATCCGGCCGTCGCCCGCTACAGCGGGGCCGCGGGCGCCACCGCCGCCCTCTACGCGGACACCGTCTACACCTTCCTCGCGCAGGGGCTGCGGGCAACAGTCGCCGGAGGCGAGCGGATCACCGTCACCTCCCGCCCGGTGTCGCCCGAGAAGGGCGCCCTCGCGCAGTCCGAGGCGGCCGCCCCGAGCCCTGACTACCCGTCGGCGCTCTGGGTGGCGGCGAACTCCGCCAACTTCGCGACGGGCCGTACGGCGACGGTGGACAAGGTGGTCGTCCACGTCACGCAGGGCTCGTACGCCGGGACCATCAGCTGGTTCCAGAACGCGACGTCGAAGGTCAGCTCCCACTACGTGGTCCGCTCATCGGACGGCCAGATCACCCAGATGGTGCGCGACAAGGACACCGCGTACCACGCCAAGAGCGCGAACGCCTCGTCGCTCGGCATCGAGCACGAGGGCTTCGTCGACGACCCCTCGTGGTTCACCGACACGATGTACCGCTCATCGGCGGCCCTGACGAAGTACCTGTGCGACCGGTACGGCATCCCCAAGGACCGCGCGCACGTCATCGGGCACAGCGAGGCCCCCGGCAACGACCACACCGACCCGGGGACCAACTGGAACTGGGCCTACTACATGCAGCTCGTCGGTGGCTCCGCCAGCGGGGCCGACGGGCTGAGCTTCGGGTCGTACTCCACGCAGAAGAAGGGCTCGACCGGCCCCCAGGTCAAGGCCGTCCAGACACTGCTCAACCAGCAGGGTTACGAGGCGGGCGCCGCGGACGGCATCTTCGGCTCCACCACCGAGAGCGCCGTACGGACGTTCCAGACCGCGCGTGGTCTCGGCGCCGACGGCATGGTCGGCCCGAAGACCTGGACCGCGCTGCTCTCGGCCGGCACCACACCGGTACTCGTCACGGGTGCCTCGGGTGACGCGGTGAAGCGGGTACAGCGGGCTCTCACCGCGGCGCTGGGCAGAACCGTGACCGCCGACGGGGCCTTCGGCGCCAACACGGACAAGGCCGTCCGCGACTACCAGAGCACGCGGAGCCTGTCGGTCGACGGAAGCGTCGGCCCCGCCACCTGGACCGCGCTGCAGTCCGGACGCTGA
- a CDS encoding nitroreductase family protein, producing MTFETVYADAPAPDGPALFPTMATMRAMRRLKPDAVPDETIDQLIQAAVWGPSGGNMQCYEYVVVTDRAVMAELAPLWKRCVDAYLATTGKHAPKGMDGAAYGRMVAAIEHQRDHFADTPALIIPCYKFPEPQFDEEGLGVYAESLGPAGLDHMANTQTRFQALAEGSCVYPGVQNVLLAARALGLAANLTIWHLMLEQEWKKALGIPSDTHTFAAIPVGWPQGNFGPVRRRPVADVIHRDRW from the coding sequence ATGACATTCGAAACGGTGTACGCCGACGCCCCCGCCCCCGACGGGCCCGCCCTCTTCCCGACCATGGCCACCATGCGTGCCATGCGCCGCCTCAAGCCGGACGCCGTCCCGGACGAGACGATCGACCAGCTCATCCAGGCAGCCGTCTGGGGGCCGAGCGGCGGCAACATGCAGTGCTACGAGTACGTGGTCGTCACCGACCGCGCGGTGATGGCCGAGCTGGCCCCGCTCTGGAAGCGGTGTGTGGACGCCTACCTCGCGACGACCGGCAAGCACGCGCCGAAGGGCATGGACGGCGCGGCGTACGGGCGGATGGTGGCGGCGATCGAGCACCAGCGCGACCACTTCGCCGACACACCGGCACTGATCATCCCCTGTTACAAGTTCCCGGAGCCGCAGTTCGACGAGGAGGGCCTGGGCGTCTACGCGGAGTCGCTCGGCCCGGCGGGCCTCGACCACATGGCGAACACGCAGACCCGCTTCCAGGCCCTCGCGGAGGGCTCCTGCGTCTATCCCGGCGTCCAGAACGTCCTGCTCGCGGCGCGGGCGCTGGGGCTCGCGGCCAACCTCACCATCTGGCACCTGATGCTGGAGCAGGAGTGGAAGAAGGCCCTCGGCATCCCCTCGGACACGCACACCTTCGCCGCCATTCCGGTGGGGTGGCCGCAGGGCAACTTCGGGCCGGTCCGCCGACGGCCGGTGGCCGATGTCATCCACCGGGACCGCTGGTAG
- a CDS encoding nitroreductase family deazaflavin-dependent oxidoreductase — MATEQHDGAVRTSPAKWVAAQAELYESSGGTKGTTQLGVPCLLLDYVGRRSGAVRRTVLMYGRDGDDYLIVGSNGGSDRHPLWYLNLLAGPAVDVRVGTERFPALAETLSPEEKERVWPHLVEVFPRYAEYRARTDRDIPVVRLRRR; from the coding sequence GTGGCGACGGAGCAGCACGACGGGGCGGTACGAACCAGCCCGGCCAAGTGGGTTGCAGCGCAGGCGGAGTTGTACGAGTCCTCGGGCGGGACGAAGGGCACCACCCAGCTCGGGGTGCCCTGCCTGCTGCTGGACTACGTCGGCCGGCGCAGCGGTGCGGTGCGCCGGACGGTTCTGATGTACGGGCGGGACGGCGACGACTACCTCATCGTCGGGTCGAACGGCGGCTCGGACCGCCACCCCCTCTGGTATCTGAATCTGCTGGCCGGACCCGCGGTGGACGTCCGGGTCGGCACGGAGCGCTTCCCCGCCCTCGCCGAGACGCTCTCCCCCGAGGAGAAGGAGCGGGTGTGGCCTCATCTGGTGGAGGTCTTCCCCCGGTACGCCGAATACCGGGCGCGGACGGACCGCGACATCCCGGTGGTCCGGCTCCGACGACGCTGA
- a CDS encoding acyl carrier protein, translating to MSTSEEISALLVTRFGTDPETIRPEVPLRQLRLDSLALEELRLLIEDRMDVDLEDVVLSSRDTVAHLVEAVRSKVGA from the coding sequence ATGAGCACCTCGGAAGAGATCAGCGCCTTGCTCGTCACCAGGTTCGGAACCGATCCGGAAACCATCCGGCCCGAGGTGCCGCTCCGGCAGCTGCGGCTGGACTCGCTCGCCCTCGAGGAACTCCGGCTCCTCATCGAGGACCGGATGGACGTCGATCTCGAGGACGTCGTCCTGTCCTCGCGCGACACCGTCGCCCACCTGGTCGAGGCCGTGCGCAGCAAGGTCGGCGCGTGA
- a CDS encoding beta-ketoacyl-[acyl-carrier-protein] synthase family protein encodes MTGRGPFARRSARPGIEPFSAAVTGIGLVTAAGVGVEDAWHGVCGTAAAPSVPHLPELDGLPCDFMYTVEALDTKAVLGVAAQRLMDRFSQLAVIAAREAVADAGLDPAVWDSGRVAVVIGSAHGGLPFYDEQHTTLTERGARRVSPKLAPLSVVNGAASSVAMDLGVHGPSQAVSTACSSGTVAIGTAHQMLRTGACDIVVAGGAESVRSRLLIASACQMRAVSTRRDDPRAACRPFDTHRDGFVVGEGAGLLVMERPEHARARGAVVRARVAGYGASSDAHSAVAPDPDGLGIERALRTALADADIDAVDIGHVNAHGTSTVANDLIEATMLRRVLGAHPLVTSTKAMTGHTLGAAGGIETALTVLALQHQLVPPTVNLDAPDPAIPVEVVSKEARPAGFDCAVKTSLGFGGHNAALVLTRA; translated from the coding sequence GTGACGGGCCGGGGGCCGTTCGCGCGCAGGTCCGCCCGGCCGGGCATCGAGCCGTTCAGCGCCGCGGTCACCGGCATCGGCCTGGTCACCGCCGCCGGCGTGGGAGTCGAGGACGCGTGGCACGGCGTGTGCGGCACGGCGGCCGCCCCCTCGGTACCGCATCTGCCGGAACTCGACGGGCTGCCCTGCGACTTCATGTACACCGTCGAAGCCCTGGACACGAAGGCCGTCCTGGGCGTGGCCGCCCAGCGGCTGATGGACCGCTTCTCGCAGCTCGCCGTGATCGCCGCCCGCGAGGCGGTCGCGGACGCCGGACTCGACCCCGCCGTCTGGGACAGCGGACGGGTCGCCGTCGTCATCGGCTCCGCCCACGGCGGCCTGCCCTTCTACGACGAACAGCACACCACCCTCACCGAGCGCGGTGCGCGGCGCGTCTCCCCGAAGCTCGCCCCGCTGAGCGTCGTCAACGGCGCCGCCAGCAGCGTCGCCATGGACCTCGGCGTGCACGGCCCGAGCCAGGCCGTGTCCACGGCGTGCTCGTCCGGCACCGTGGCCATCGGCACGGCCCACCAGATGCTCCGCACCGGGGCCTGCGACATCGTCGTCGCGGGGGGTGCCGAATCGGTCCGCTCCCGGCTCCTGATCGCCAGTGCCTGCCAGATGCGGGCCGTCTCCACCCGCCGCGACGACCCACGGGCCGCCTGCCGTCCCTTCGACACGCACCGCGACGGCTTCGTCGTCGGGGAGGGCGCCGGCCTCCTCGTCATGGAACGTCCCGAGCACGCCCGAGCCCGCGGCGCCGTCGTCCGCGCCCGTGTCGCCGGCTACGGAGCTTCGAGCGACGCCCACTCCGCCGTCGCGCCCGACCCCGACGGCCTCGGCATCGAACGGGCGCTGCGCACCGCCCTGGCCGACGCGGACATCGACGCCGTGGACATCGGCCATGTCAACGCCCACGGGACGTCGACCGTCGCCAACGACCTCATCGAGGCGACCATGCTGCGCCGCGTCCTCGGCGCACACCCCCTCGTGACGTCCACGAAGGCCATGACGGGGCACACCCTGGGGGCCGCGGGCGGCATCGAGACGGCGCTGACCGTCCTCGCGCTCCAGCACCAACTCGTCCCGCCGACCGTCAACCTGGACGCGCCCGACCCCGCGATCCCGGTCGAGGTGGTGAGCAAGGAGGCCAGGCCCGCCGGGTTCGACTGCGCCGTCAAGACCTCGCTCGGTTTCGGCGGACACAACGCCGCACTCGTGCTCACCAGGGCCTGA
- a CDS encoding alpha/beta fold hydrolase, giving the protein MPEEIIRSLTVDGLRYGYRLLPRVPGSGGPVTEPVVVLGGALQGMFGWPQMDDHLGPVADVVTADLPGMGTADPLPSGPSAPVLREALTGIIDDLGASRINLFGYSYGAAVAFGCAQHDPGRIARLVLGGVPTHIDEDRRTHWHRATRALADGDAEGFATLAADGLMCLDPQRPVHRRELARRYVRRSFLHAVAHSPHAADSLRRALGDRPDFSGGLSGVPSLVFAGEHDTVTPPELQREFAGTIEGSRFRTLPESDHWVVLERADEVAALVTRFFTDRPLDQMPVDRPRDQASTDRPRDQAEARFPHQARTGGAVPADTAPARPPYPGSPAPR; this is encoded by the coding sequence GTGCCCGAGGAGATCATCCGTTCCCTGACCGTGGACGGACTGCGTTACGGCTATCGCCTGCTGCCCCGTGTCCCGGGCTCCGGCGGACCGGTCACCGAGCCCGTCGTCGTGCTCGGCGGCGCGCTGCAGGGCATGTTCGGCTGGCCGCAGATGGACGACCATCTGGGCCCGGTGGCCGATGTGGTGACCGCCGACCTGCCCGGCATGGGCACGGCCGACCCCCTGCCGTCCGGCCCCAGTGCCCCGGTCCTGCGCGAGGCCCTCACCGGGATCATCGACGACCTGGGCGCCTCCCGGATCAACCTCTTCGGCTACTCCTACGGCGCCGCCGTCGCCTTCGGCTGCGCGCAGCACGACCCGGGGCGCATCGCCCGGCTCGTCCTCGGCGGTGTCCCCACCCACATCGATGAGGACCGGCGGACCCACTGGCACCGGGCGACGAGGGCGCTCGCCGACGGAGACGCGGAGGGCTTCGCGACGCTGGCCGCCGACGGGCTGATGTGCCTTGACCCGCAACGGCCCGTGCACCGCAGGGAACTCGCCCGCCGCTACGTGCGGCGCTCCTTCCTCCACGCTGTCGCGCACTCGCCGCACGCCGCCGATTCGCTGCGGCGGGCACTGGGGGACCGGCCGGACTTCTCCGGCGGGCTGTCGGGCGTGCCGTCCCTGGTCTTCGCGGGGGAACACGACACGGTGACCCCGCCGGAGCTCCAGCGGGAGTTCGCCGGGACGATCGAGGGCAGCCGCTTCCGCACGCTGCCGGAATCGGACCACTGGGTCGTGCTGGAGCGGGCGGACGAGGTCGCCGCCCTCGTGACCCGATTCTTCACGGACCGGCCGCTCGATCAAATGCCCGTGGACCGGCCGCGCGATCAGGCCTCCACGGACCGGCCGCGCGATCAGGCCGAGGCCCGGTTCCCGCACCAGGCGCGGACCGGCGGTGCCGTTCCGGCGGACACCGCACCGGCACGGCCTCCGTACCCGGGTTCACCCGCACCACGGTGA
- a CDS encoding endonuclease/exonuclease/phosphatase family protein, producing the protein MHIARPGSALLAGAVAVTLSVTALPAAFAAPSSSAVISEVYGGGGNSGATLTRDYIELANAGGTAFGLSGFSVQYLPGTPSAGSLWQVSALSGAVAPGGRYLVAQAAGTGGTVALPAADATGTVAMSAASGTVALVSGTTPLTCKTAAECAADTRIVDLVGYGSAVVREGSGPVTGASATASVARGTSLADTDDNATDLASGTPTPVNAAGETSGGSGPGEPGGPTEPGTVRVHDIQGTTRLSPLAGQPVTGVPGVVTGVRTSGSRGFWIQDTAPDTDPRTSEGVFVYTGSAAPNVAVGDSVLVSGKVAEYYPATGAQSLTQITAPLTTVLSSGNPLPAAVVLDASSVPDGYVPTAGGGSVEALALDPAAYALDLYESLEGSRVTMADTRVTGATTAYDEVWVTVKPRENPTRRGGTLYASYDDQNTGRLKVMSLNTSQPVPEANVGDVLSGSTTGVVDYASFGGYNVQATELGTLKDNGLKREVTRKQKRKELAVATYNVENLDAADEQDKFDTLAEGVAVSLASPDVVSLEEIQDDNGAVNDGTVGSEATLKRFTDAIVAAGGPRYSWRYVAPQDGRDGGEPGGNIRNVFLFNPERVDFVDRAGGDATTAVQAVKTKKGAALSVSPGRVNPTSTAWDSSRKPLVGEFRFRGEAVFVIANHFASKGGDQPLHARYQEPVRSSETQRVRQAAEVNTFVTSLLKADRSARVVTLGDLNDFAFSPTMEALTSGRVLRPLITTLPVGEQYSYVYDGNSQTLDHILTSPAIRRFDYDVVHINAEFADQASDHDPQIVRIDVKGGGHRH; encoded by the coding sequence GTGCACATAGCCAGACCCGGCTCCGCCCTGCTGGCCGGCGCCGTCGCCGTGACCCTTTCGGTGACCGCGCTGCCCGCCGCCTTCGCGGCACCGTCGTCGTCGGCCGTCATCTCCGAGGTGTACGGCGGCGGAGGCAACTCCGGCGCGACGCTCACCCGTGACTACATCGAGCTGGCCAACGCCGGCGGGACCGCCTTCGGCCTGTCCGGCTTCAGCGTCCAGTACCTGCCGGGCACCCCTTCCGCCGGATCGCTGTGGCAGGTCTCCGCGCTGTCGGGTGCCGTCGCGCCGGGTGGCCGCTACCTCGTGGCCCAGGCCGCGGGCACCGGTGGCACGGTGGCCCTGCCGGCCGCCGACGCGACCGGCACGGTCGCGATGTCCGCGGCGAGCGGCACCGTCGCGCTCGTCTCCGGTACCACGCCGCTGACCTGCAAAACCGCGGCGGAATGCGCCGCCGACACCCGGATCGTCGACCTCGTCGGTTACGGCTCGGCGGTCGTGCGGGAAGGCAGCGGCCCCGTGACGGGTGCCTCCGCCACCGCCTCCGTGGCGCGCGGCACGTCCCTGGCGGACACCGACGACAACGCCACCGACCTGGCCTCGGGCACCCCGACGCCCGTCAACGCGGCCGGCGAGACCTCCGGCGGGTCGGGACCGGGCGAGCCCGGCGGGCCGACCGAGCCCGGCACGGTGCGGGTGCACGACATCCAGGGCACGACTCGGCTCTCCCCGCTCGCCGGACAGCCGGTCACAGGGGTCCCGGGCGTCGTCACCGGCGTACGGACCTCCGGGTCGCGCGGCTTCTGGATCCAGGACACCGCTCCGGACACCGACCCCCGCACGAGCGAGGGCGTGTTCGTCTACACCGGCTCGGCAGCCCCCAACGTCGCCGTCGGCGACTCCGTGCTGGTCAGCGGCAAGGTCGCCGAGTACTACCCGGCCACCGGGGCGCAGTCGCTCACCCAGATCACAGCCCCGCTGACCACGGTCCTGTCCTCGGGCAACCCCCTGCCGGCGGCCGTCGTCCTCGACGCCTCCTCGGTGCCGGACGGCTACGTGCCGACGGCCGGCGGGGGTTCGGTCGAGGCCCTCGCCCTCGACCCGGCGGCCTACGCCCTGGATCTGTACGAGTCGCTCGAGGGCTCCCGCGTCACGATGGCCGACACCCGGGTCACGGGCGCCACGACGGCCTACGACGAGGTCTGGGTGACGGTGAAGCCGAGGGAGAACCCGACCCGTCGCGGCGGCACCCTGTACGCCTCCTACGACGACCAGAACACCGGCCGCCTCAAGGTGATGTCGCTGAACACCTCTCAGCCCGTCCCGGAAGCGAACGTCGGCGACGTGCTGTCCGGCTCGACCACGGGTGTCGTCGACTACGCGTCGTTCGGCGGCTACAACGTGCAGGCCACCGAGCTGGGCACGCTGAAGGACAACGGCCTGAAGCGCGAGGTGACGCGGAAGCAGAAGCGCAAGGAACTCGCCGTCGCCACCTACAACGTGGAGAACCTCGACGCCGCGGACGAGCAGGACAAGTTCGACACCCTCGCCGAGGGTGTGGCGGTCAGCCTGGCTTCCCCCGACGTCGTGTCCCTGGAGGAGATCCAGGACGACAACGGTGCGGTGAACGACGGCACCGTGGGTTCCGAGGCCACGCTGAAGCGCTTCACGGACGCGATCGTCGCGGCGGGCGGCCCCCGGTACTCCTGGCGCTACGTGGCACCCCAGGACGGCCGGGACGGCGGCGAGCCCGGCGGCAACATCCGTAACGTCTTCCTCTTCAACCCCGAGCGGGTCGACTTCGTGGACCGCGCGGGCGGTGACGCGACCACGGCCGTGCAGGCGGTGAAGACGAAGAAGGGCGCGGCCCTCTCGGTCTCGCCCGGGCGGGTCAACCCCACGAGTACGGCCTGGGACAGCAGCCGCAAGCCGCTGGTGGGCGAGTTCCGCTTCCGCGGCGAGGCGGTCTTCGTGATCGCCAACCACTTCGCGTCCAAGGGCGGCGACCAGCCTCTGCACGCCCGCTACCAGGAGCCGGTACGCAGCTCGGAGACGCAGCGGGTGCGTCAGGCGGCGGAGGTCAACACCTTCGTCACCTCGCTGCTGAAGGCCGACAGGTCCGCCCGGGTCGTCACGCTCGGCGACCTGAACGACTTCGCCTTCTCCCCCACGATGGAGGCGCTGACCAGTGGCAGGGTGCTCAGGCCTCTGATCACCACCCTGCCCGTGGGCGAGCAGTACAGCTATGTCTACGACGGCAACTCGCAGACGCTGGACCACATCCTGACCAGCCCCGCGATCCGTCGCTTCGACTACGACGTGGTGCACATCAACGCGGAGTTCGCCGACCAGGCGAGCGACCACGACCCGCAGATCGTGCGGATCGACGTGAAGGGCGGGGGCCACCGGCACTGA
- a CDS encoding ROK family transcriptional regulator produces the protein MTRLPAPTRSRPPRRSEISSSVHARRPSGTGSVLGAILDHGPVARSTVARLTGLSPASVTGHVGQLLSRGLVRQSAETSGPRGLGRPHVPLEIDTSRFLVAGAHIAVAHSTVSLMDLRGRVVAEDRRPHTGTNPRLILDGLAARLPLLTAGHAAGRQVLALGVATGHRVDPAAGVVVEHPHLGWRAVPVREIMAAATGLPVHVDSHSRALARAEQMFGEVSTRRSTVLLFVGAVVDAAFATSGELHRGPRSGAGSVAHLPLGAGGSGDAEPCRCGRTGCLQSEVSERAMIRRAAEQSLYVESFQELLDHAMAGEPRAVALFRRRARLVGRAAALLLDMFDPECLVVVEPGAGRLPECLADLREEVGMRSWVCDDPEGAVVPSSFTGTVLATAGGAVALDALYTDPLGPWPALPAVS, from the coding sequence GTGACACGTCTGCCTGCGCCCACCCGCTCCCGGCCCCCGCGCCGCTCCGAGATCTCCTCGTCCGTACACGCGCGCCGCCCCTCAGGCACCGGTTCCGTGCTGGGCGCGATCCTCGACCACGGCCCGGTGGCCCGCTCCACCGTTGCCAGGCTCACCGGCCTCTCGCCCGCCTCGGTGACCGGGCACGTGGGGCAGCTCCTGTCCCGCGGCCTCGTCCGGCAGAGTGCGGAGACGTCCGGGCCGCGCGGGCTCGGACGTCCTCATGTGCCCCTGGAGATCGACACCTCCCGATTCCTGGTGGCCGGTGCCCACATCGCGGTCGCGCATTCGACGGTCTCGCTGATGGACCTGCGCGGCCGGGTCGTGGCCGAGGACCGAAGGCCGCACACAGGCACGAACCCTCGCCTGATCCTCGACGGACTGGCCGCCCGGCTGCCCCTGCTGACGGCCGGGCACGCGGCCGGCCGGCAGGTGCTGGCACTGGGTGTCGCCACGGGACACCGGGTGGACCCCGCTGCCGGTGTCGTCGTGGAACACCCGCACCTCGGCTGGCGCGCCGTGCCCGTACGCGAGATCATGGCCGCCGCCACCGGGCTCCCGGTCCATGTGGACAGTCATTCACGGGCGTTGGCGCGAGCCGAGCAGATGTTCGGCGAGGTGTCGACCCGGCGCAGCACGGTGCTGCTCTTCGTCGGCGCGGTCGTCGACGCGGCGTTCGCCACCTCCGGTGAACTGCACAGGGGGCCGCGCTCCGGCGCGGGCAGTGTGGCCCACCTGCCCCTGGGGGCAGGCGGATCGGGCGACGCGGAACCCTGTAGGTGCGGGCGTACCGGATGCCTGCAGTCCGAGGTGTCCGAGCGGGCCATGATCCGCCGTGCCGCCGAACAGAGCCTGTACGTGGAGTCGTTCCAGGAACTGCTGGACCACGCCATGGCCGGGGAGCCTCGCGCCGTGGCGCTGTTCCGCCGCCGCGCCCGGCTGGTGGGCAGGGCCGCGGCGCTGCTCCTGGACATGTTCGACCCTGAATGCCTGGTGGTGGTCGAGCCCGGCGCGGGCCGGCTGCCGGAATGCCTCGCCGACCTCAGGGAAGAGGTGGGGATGCGCTCCTGGGTCTGCGACGACCCGGAGGGGGCCGTCGTGCCCAGCAGCTTCACGGGAACCGTGCTGGCCACGGCGGGCGGAGCGGTGGCTCTGGACGCCCTGTACACCGACCCGCTGGGTCCGTGGCCGGCGCTGCCGGCGGTGTCCTGA
- a CDS encoding flavin reductase family protein, with protein MTVTVSSYATVQPSGPAAAVPGIAPERFKQAFRRYPAGVVVVTADAGRGPVGFTATSLSSLSLSPPLVSFGIGTSTSSWPHIERASTAVVNFLGVEQERLATTFATSGIDRFAVPTRWHRLPGGEPVLDGVAGWLRLTVQSIVPAGDHRIVVARAEESWLDEGRSPLLFHDGSYHSIRNAPDQ; from the coding sequence TTGACCGTCACCGTGTCCTCGTACGCCACCGTCCAGCCGTCCGGACCCGCCGCGGCCGTCCCCGGTATCGCTCCGGAGCGCTTCAAGCAGGCCTTCCGCAGGTATCCGGCGGGCGTCGTCGTCGTCACCGCCGACGCCGGTCGCGGGCCGGTGGGATTCACCGCGACCTCGCTCAGTTCGCTGTCCCTCAGCCCGCCGCTGGTCTCGTTCGGCATCGGGACCTCCACCTCGTCGTGGCCGCACATCGAACGGGCCTCCACCGCCGTCGTCAACTTCCTCGGCGTCGAACAGGAGCGGCTGGCCACCACGTTCGCCACGAGCGGCATCGACCGGTTCGCCGTCCCGACCCGCTGGCACCGCCTGCCCGGCGGGGAACCCGTTCTCGACGGTGTGGCCGGCTGGCTGCGGCTCACCGTCCAGAGCATCGTCCCGGCCGGGGACCACCGGATCGTCGTCGCCCGGGCCGAGGAGTCCTGGCTGGACGAGGGACGCAGCCCGCTGCTCTTCCATGACGGCTCCTACCACTCCATCCGCAACGCCCCCGACCAGTGA
- a CDS encoding ABC transporter substrate-binding protein yields the protein MTRHDNRRALARRSFLALAGGAVLGLAACSPQVKSVAGADPAGALPSGDPAAGTKLKIAARSAQLQLKPAGLAKELPFTVTEWPNLSAGPDIIQGFRAKSIDLAVNAGIPPIQAHAIGVQAKIVAVQVRRHPLYTFATAPGSSIKRAEDFRGKKIGFSQGQAQGVVVLRALKEAGLKNSDAELVPLPSTQFLTALQSGQVDVAPLGEPTLTKYLDQYGKDGARGVKTEVVDLLTVLWAPNEVLNDPEKARAVRSFIPLWARGQVWAWENQDEWIDTYYVKDQGVSKEDGRRIVASLHKPQFPVSWDEAVAWEQETADLLTEGGFVPAQKASELFDRRFEGLAAKAVAAEYREGS from the coding sequence ATGACACGCCACGACAACCGGCGGGCCCTGGCCCGGAGGTCATTCCTCGCTCTCGCGGGAGGCGCCGTACTCGGTCTTGCCGCATGCTCGCCACAGGTGAAATCCGTCGCCGGTGCTGATCCCGCCGGAGCACTTCCGTCCGGAGATCCAGCGGCGGGGACGAAGCTGAAGATCGCCGCCCGTTCGGCACAACTCCAACTGAAACCGGCAGGGCTGGCGAAGGAACTCCCCTTCACCGTCACGGAATGGCCGAACCTTTCCGCGGGGCCCGACATCATTCAGGGCTTCCGTGCGAAATCGATCGACCTGGCCGTCAATGCGGGAATTCCGCCGATCCAGGCGCACGCAATAGGTGTACAGGCGAAGATCGTCGCGGTTCAGGTCCGCCGTCATCCGCTCTACACCTTCGCGACGGCCCCCGGCTCGTCCATCAAGAGGGCCGAGGACTTCCGGGGCAAGAAGATCGGATTCTCCCAGGGCCAGGCACAGGGCGTCGTCGTCCTGCGCGCGCTGAAGGAAGCCGGGCTGAAGAATTCGGACGCCGAACTGGTCCCCCTGCCCAGCACCCAGTTCCTCACCGCGCTGCAGTCCGGGCAGGTCGACGTGGCACCCCTGGGCGAGCCGACCCTGACCAAGTACCTCGACCAGTACGGCAAGGACGGCGCCCGAGGGGTGAAGACGGAGGTCGTCGACCTGCTGACCGTGCTCTGGGCGCCGAACGAGGTCCTCAACGACCCGGAGAAGGCCAGAGCCGTACGCAGCTTCATACCGCTGTGGGCCCGCGGCCAGGTGTGGGCGTGGGAGAACCAGGACGAGTGGATCGACACGTACTACGTGAAGGACCAGGGCGTGTCGAAGGAGGACGGCCGACGCATCGTCGCCTCCCTGCACAAGCCCCAGTTCCCGGTCAGCTGGGACGAGGCCGTCGCCTGGGAGCAGGAGACCGCCGATCTGCTGACCGAGGGGGGCTTCGTACCGGCGCAGAAGGCCTCCGAACTGTTCGACCGTCGATTCGAAGGGCTGGCGGCGAAGGCCGTGGCCGCCGAGTACCGGGAGGGTTCATGA